From Citricoccus sp. SGAir0253, a single genomic window includes:
- the gndA gene encoding NADP-dependent phosphogluconate dehydrogenase, protein MKADIGVTGLAVMGANLARNFARHGYAVALHNRSRARTDALVAEHGEDGTFIPTGSLAELVENLAVPRRVLVMVKAGRPVDDVIDQLVPLLEPGDIVIDAGNSHYEDTRRREAALGAQGLHFVGIGVSGGEEGALNGPAIMPGGPRESYDALGPMLEDISAHYEGDPCCAWIGTDGAGHFVKMVHNGIEYADMQVIGEAYDLLRSVGGIEPAGQAEIFRRWNSTELASYLIEITAEVLGHVDPATGRPLVDVIVDEAGQKGTGRWTAISGLDLGSPIGAIAESVFARSLSSQPGIRGTAREVLAAGTDPVSAPQDADREAFVEDVRLALYASKLVSYAQGLDMLSAAGAEYGWSLDLGTIASLWRDGCIIRADLLDVIMRAYGGRDTDRHPAPGTVAPGQPRNLLFAPEFSEAIAAALPAWRRVVSTAVAAGVPVPVFSSALAYYDGLRRDRLPAALTQGLRDYFGAHTYRRVDREGSFHTRWSQDRSEVQA, encoded by the coding sequence ATGAAGGCGGACATCGGCGTCACGGGACTGGCGGTCATGGGGGCCAACCTGGCCCGCAACTTCGCGCGGCACGGCTACGCGGTGGCCCTGCACAACCGGAGTCGGGCGCGCACCGACGCCCTCGTGGCCGAGCACGGCGAGGACGGGACCTTCATCCCCACCGGCAGCCTGGCCGAGCTGGTGGAGAACCTGGCCGTGCCGCGCCGCGTGCTCGTCATGGTCAAGGCCGGCCGGCCCGTCGACGACGTCATCGACCAGCTCGTCCCGTTGCTCGAGCCCGGGGACATCGTCATCGACGCCGGGAACTCCCACTACGAGGACACGCGCCGCCGCGAGGCCGCCCTCGGGGCGCAGGGGCTGCACTTCGTGGGCATCGGCGTCTCCGGCGGCGAGGAGGGCGCCCTGAACGGCCCGGCCATCATGCCCGGCGGCCCGCGCGAGTCCTACGACGCGCTCGGCCCGATGCTCGAGGACATCTCCGCCCACTACGAGGGCGACCCGTGCTGCGCCTGGATCGGCACGGACGGTGCGGGGCACTTCGTGAAGATGGTCCACAACGGCATCGAGTACGCGGACATGCAGGTGATCGGCGAGGCCTACGACCTGCTGCGCTCCGTGGGCGGGATCGAGCCGGCCGGGCAGGCGGAGATCTTCCGCCGCTGGAACTCCACCGAGCTGGCCTCCTACCTCATCGAGATCACCGCCGAGGTCCTCGGCCACGTGGACCCCGCGACGGGCCGCCCGCTCGTGGACGTCATCGTGGACGAGGCCGGGCAGAAGGGCACCGGGCGGTGGACGGCCATCTCCGGGCTGGACCTCGGCTCGCCCATCGGCGCCATCGCCGAGTCCGTGTTCGCCCGCTCCCTCTCGAGCCAGCCCGGCATCCGCGGCACCGCGCGCGAGGTCCTCGCCGCCGGCACGGACCCCGTCTCCGCGCCTCAGGACGCCGACCGGGAGGCCTTCGTGGAGGACGTGCGCCTCGCGCTGTACGCCTCCAAGCTGGTGTCCTATGCGCAGGGCCTGGACATGCTCTCGGCCGCCGGGGCCGAGTACGGCTGGTCCCTGGACCTGGGCACCATCGCCTCGCTGTGGCGCGACGGCTGCATCATCCGCGCCGACCTGCTGGACGTGATCATGAGGGCCTACGGCGGCCGCGACACCGACCGCCACCCCGCGCCGGGCACCGTGGCCCCCGGCCAGCCGCGGAACCTGCTGTTCGCCCCGGAGTTCAGCGAGGCCATCGCCGCGGCCCTGCCGGCGTGGCGCCGCGTGGTCTCCACGGCCGTGGCGGCCGGCGTCCCGGTGCCCGTGTTCTCCTCGGCACTGGCCTACTACGACGGCCTGCGGCGCGACCGCCTGCCGGCCGCCCTGACCCAGGGCCTGCGGGACTACTTCGGGGCCCACACCTACCGGCGCGTGGACCGGGAGGGGTCCTTCCACACGCGCTGGTCGCAGGACCGCTCCGAGGTCCAGGCCTGA
- the ppk2 gene encoding polyphosphate kinase 2: MLLTPDAPRENLREFIDKIREGGYEVVGRHTADPDLIAPDGKAVETWREGYPYEERLSREEYEIEKYRLQIELLKLQYWGEDTGQRHIIVFEGRDAAGKGGTIKRFTEYMNPRTARVVALNKPSDRERGQWYFQRYINHFPTEGEIVLFDRSWYNRAGVERVMGFSSDEEYHTFMNQVPLFEKMLVDDGIHLTKFWFSVTQSEQRTRFAIRQIDPVRRWKLSPMDLESLDRWEDYTAAKEAMFLHTDTDHAPWITIKSNDKKRARLNAMRYFLSQFEYEDKDHEVVGSPDPLIVRRGREAVGD; this comes from the coding sequence ATGCTGCTGACGCCGGACGCGCCGCGGGAGAACCTGCGCGAGTTCATCGACAAGATCCGCGAGGGCGGCTACGAGGTCGTGGGCCGGCACACGGCGGACCCGGACCTCATCGCCCCGGACGGCAAGGCCGTGGAGACCTGGCGGGAGGGCTACCCGTACGAGGAGCGGTTGTCCCGCGAGGAGTACGAGATCGAGAAGTACCGCCTGCAGATCGAGCTGCTCAAGCTGCAGTACTGGGGCGAGGACACCGGCCAGCGGCACATCATCGTCTTCGAGGGCCGGGACGCCGCGGGCAAGGGCGGCACCATCAAGCGCTTCACCGAGTACATGAACCCGCGCACCGCGCGCGTGGTGGCGCTGAACAAGCCCTCGGACCGCGAGCGGGGCCAGTGGTACTTCCAGCGCTACATCAACCACTTCCCCACCGAGGGGGAGATCGTGCTGTTCGACCGCTCCTGGTACAACCGGGCGGGCGTGGAGCGGGTGATGGGCTTCAGCAGCGACGAGGAGTACCACACCTTCATGAACCAGGTGCCGTTGTTCGAGAAGATGCTCGTGGACGACGGGATCCACCTGACGAAGTTCTGGTTCTCCGTCACCCAGTCCGAGCAGCGCACCCGCTTCGCCATCCGCCAGATCGACCCGGTGCGGCGGTGGAAGCTCTCGCCCATGGACCTGGAGTCCCTCGACCGGTGGGAGGACTACACGGCGGCCAAGGAGGCGATGTTCCTGCACACGGACACGGACCACGCCCCGTGGATCACCATCAAGTCCAATGACAAGAAGCGGGCCCGGCTCAACGCCATGCGCTACTTCCTGTCCCAGTTCGAGTACGAGGACAAGGACCACGAGGTGGTGGGCAGCCCGGACCCGCTCATCGTGCGGCGCGGCCGGGAGGCCGTCGGCGACTGA